From the Prunus dulcis chromosome 4, ALMONDv2, whole genome shotgun sequence genome, one window contains:
- the LOC117626100 gene encoding WD repeat-containing protein 53, translating into MADLKPRRLRGHKATATCCIASVATPGLVATAGEDGCVCWFDMRCKDVIDIMEVGEEPVSSLCFRPGNENMIFVSSEKQVKSFDVRLGSSCSWKPLESYDYNKEEINQIACNSKSSFLAATDDGGEIKIIDICQKRIYKTLRAGHTSICSSVQFLPWRPWEVITGGLDSKLVMWDFSKGRPNKIMNFGLSDANNGDGKEQCFNPAFVHAIEVPEIDMLDKSDKVCVVARGDGAVDVINIEAELATMRSKGSRKPQKGSQSRSKEKEIPDQNGWKRLHLDYSSGGHTAAVSCVAFSLFGDRGRFIISGGNDKLVKVWDWTKCLDAGQTISSSDLLHLNINLSKKVNWLCTTPADMENLVVCDTTKVVKVYSVA; encoded by the exons ATGGCGGACCTAAAACCAAGGCGGCTGAGGGGCCACAAGGCCACTGCCACGTGTTGCATCGCCTCTGTTGCTACCCCTGGCCTCGTCGCCACTGCCGGGGAG GATGGCTGCGTTTGCTGGTTTGATATGCGATGCAAAGATGTGATAGATATTATGGAGGTTGGAGAGGAACCCGTTTCATCATTATGTTTCAGGCCAG gaaatgaaaatatgatATTTGTTTCATCTGAGAAGCAAGTCAAGAGCTTTGATGTGCGTCTG GGGAGTTCTTGCTCATGGAAGCCATTGGAAAGTTATGATTATAATAAAGAGGAGATAAATCAG ATTGCATGCAACTCTAAGTCTTCTTTTCTTGCTGCTACGGATGATGGCGGTGAAATTAAG ATTATTGACATTTGTCAGAAACGCATTTACAAAACATTAAGAGCTGGCCATACAAGT ATTTGTAGCAGCGTGCAATTTCTTCCTTGGAGACCGTGGGAAG TTATCACTGGAGGTCTTGATTCAAAGCTTGTGATGTGGGATTTTTCCAAGGGGCGCcctaataaaattatgaattttg GCTTGTCTGATGCAAATAATGGTGATGGCAAGGAACAGTGTTTCAATCCTGCTTTTGTTCACGCAATAGAAGTTCCAGAAATTGATATGTTAGACAAATCAGACAAGGTTTGTGTTGTGGCTAGGGGTGATGGTGCAGTTGATGTGATTAATATAGAAGCTGAACTTGCTACCATGAGGTCAAAAGGTTCTAGAAAACCTCAGAAAGGATCTCAATCAagatcaaaagaaaaggaaatccCAGATCAAAATGGATGGAAAAGGTTGCATTTGGATTACTCATCAGGCGGTCATACTGCTGCAGTCTCTTGTGT GGCATTTTCGTTGTTTGGGGATAGAGGAAGATTTATAATTTCAGGTGGAAATGATAAGTTGGTAAAGGTCTGGGATTGGACCAAATGTCTTGATGCAGGACAGACTATCAGCAGCAGTGATCTTCTACATTTGAATATCAACCTCAGCAAAAAA GTCAATTGGCTCTGTACTACTCCGGCTGATATGGAAAACCTAGTTGTTTGTGATACAACTAAGGTGGTAAAGGTCTATTCTGTTGCCTAG